TTTATGACAATAAAATTTGGGGTTATTTAATAGGGGAAGATAATAATACTGCAAATCTATTAATTTTAATAATCGCATCCTTGTGCTTATGTAATGCTGATTTTTAATAACCATCAGCTGGAATAGTCAACAAGGACCGGCGGAAAAGCACCGTCAGTCCTTGTTTTATACATCAAAAACACCCTCATAGATCCTCTTCAAATCATCTCGAAGCTTCTCGACCGGTATGAATCGCGCCTCTCTCAGAACTTCTCTTCCATCCAGATATAAGGCAATCACAGGCACTGTAAAAGCCATGAGGAACCCGGCTATCTCAGGGACCTTTCCTGCATTCACAGACCGGGATTCTATACCGGGATAATCCTTCAACACTTCCTCAACCTGAGGAAGCAGGCCATGACAGACGCTTCAGCTGTCAGTCAGCACATAAATAAGACCAAGCTCGGCGCTCTGAATAAACTGATGCACCTCTTCCATCGCTGTCAGCTCTTTCATCGTCATCATCCTCCTAAGCCGGCATTTTTTCCATTATACAATAGGATTTCCATAACCACTTCTAGAATACCTTATCAGGAAGGAGTGGTTCTATTGGCAAATCTATGGGAAGAAAAGTTCTCCGCAGAAGGATATTTATATGGTGAAGAGCCCAATGAATTTATCAGAGAGCATGCGTGGCGGCTTGAGGGACACAAACGAGTTGCTGCTTTGGCCGAGGGTGAGGGCCGAAATGCTGTGTTCCTTGCAAGAAAGGGGCATGAGGTAACCGCATGGGACTATACACAAAGCGGGCTAATAAAAACACAGCAGCTGGCTGAACGCCATCATGTCAGAGTAGAAACAGGGCAGAAGGATCTCATTCATGATTCTGTACCATCAGGGGAGTATGATGCTTCGATTATGGTTTTCGGCCACTTTCTGAAAAAAGATCAAAAGACTGTTTTCGATAAGCTCGTTTCTGTTGTAAAGCCGGGTGGAATCGTCATGCTTGAAGTCTATTCGGAGGATCAGCTCCTCTATGGAACAGGCGGGCCGAAAAGTGTTGATATGGTGTATGATCCCGCAGATCTTCTCCAATGGATTAAGAGCTATAAAGTCCTTCATTTCTTTTATGGCGAACAGGAGAGAGTCGAAGGAAAAGGCCATACAGGTACGGGGCATGTGATTCAGGCTATATTGCAGAAATAGAAAAAGGAGGCATAAGCGGCCTCCTTTACCTATTTTAAGATGTAATCGATTGGGTTCTGTTTACCTTCGCAGAATAAACACGGTACAACACGAATGCCAATCCGGAAAGCAGGATTCCCGAGATGTACGGGGCACCGATGCTCATGGTAAAAAGCCAGCCGCCAAGCGGGGGCCCGATAATACGTCCCAGGGAGTCAAATGATGACAGCAGGCCGGTCGTACTGCCGTGTCCAGTTTGAGATGTCTTTGTCAGCAGGGAAGATACGCTCGGGCGGATAAACCCGTTTCCGATTCCGAAAACTGTTAAGAATATCGCTGCTGTGGTAAAACTGTCAACCAGGAGAATAAGTCCAAAGCCAATGGCGGAGATGATGATCCCCAGTTGAATCACGGCTCCTTCTCCGTACTTTTTCGTCATTCTTCCTACTAAACCGCCCTGTACAAGGGCGCCTCCAAACCCCATGATCATAAAGATATAGCCAAGCTCTACGGTCCCAAGGCCAGCTTTGTCAGCCGCAAAATACGCGAAAGTTGCTTCCAGGCCTGCCAGTGACAACGAAACAAACAGCTGAAGGATAAACAGAATTCCAGTGTTTCCGCTTAAAGCTGTTAAAAGTCCTGGACGCTTAGCAGCTCCCTGGCTGCGCTGCTCTGGTGAAAGGGATTCCTTCAGCACAAGCATGACAAGGAAAAATGTAATAAATGAAGATGTTCCTGCCGCGTAGAAAGGAATGTTCAAACTTTCCCGGGAAAAGATGCCCCCGATTGCCGGACCAAAAATAAACCCTAAGCCAACCGCAGCTCCAATGATTCCCATCCCTTTTCCGCGGTCTTCTTCAGATGTAATATCCGCTACATAGGCCATGACAGTCGGCATATTGGCAGATGACAGGAAGCCGCCGATAACTCTGGCAGCAAACAGCATCCAAAGCTCAGTGGATAAGGCCATCATGAAAAAAGACAGGCCAAGGCCAAAAATACCGATCATTATGACCGGTTTGCGTCCGATTTTATCGGAAACGCGCCCCCACATAGGCGCAAACAGCAGCTGCATCAACGAATAAACGGCCATTAATAGGCCCAGTTCAGTGGGGAGGCCCCTAATTCTTCCGCATAAAAGGGGATGACAGGTATGATGATTCCAAACCCCACCATAACAAGAAACATAACTGCGAATAAAAGAGGCAGTGCTTTTTTTGTATTCAACGTGTTCACTCCAGTTAAGGTCAAATTCCATCTAAGTACTATGATTATAACAAAAACATTCCCATACTTTCACCTTAGGCATTGGGCAGGTAAATAAGTTCTATTTATCAGCCAATTTTAAAAATATATTGAAATATCAAAATAATATAAACTATGATGAACTTGTACATTTTTACAGTCAAGAGAGGGGGAAATGGAATGGAAAAGAAATTAGAAAAGAAAGTGCTGATCGCAAGCCTGATCGGAAGTTCCATCGAATGGTTTGATTACTTTTTGTACGGGACGGTTGCTGCACTTGTATTTAATCAAATGTTTTTTCATAGCGATGACCCGGCTGTCGGTTTGATGCTGGCATATGCCTCTTTCGCACTTGCTTTCTTTATCCGCCCGCTTGGCGGGGTAATTTTCAGCCACATCGGCGATAAAATCGGCAGAAAGAAGACTCTTGTCCTCACACTATCCCTTATGGGCGGTGCAACTGTCCTCATGGGCTTTTTGCCTACCTACGACAATATTGGCACGGCAGCACCGATCCTGCTGATCATTTTACGCTTAATACAAGGTATTGGCCTTGGAGGAGAATGGGGCGGCGCATTGCTGCTTGCTGTTGAGTATGCCCCAAAAAATCGGCGCGGCTTTTTTGGAAGCATTCCGCAAATGGGTGTCACCATCGGAATGCTCCTTGGAACGCTTGCCTTATCCATCATGACTTTATTGCCTGAGGAAGCCTTTTTATCATGGGGATGGCGTGTCCCGTTCATCCTAAGTGCCCTGCTTGTCTTTTTTGGCTTATGGATCCGCAAAGGGATTGATGAAACACCATCCTTTAAAAAGGCCCAGGAGAAAGGAGAAATCGCGAAGATTCCGTTTGTGGAAACCATGCGCAGCCATTGGAAGGAAGTATTGATTGCAGTCGGCGCAAAAGTGGTGGAGACAGCGCCATTTTATATTTTCGGAACCTTTATTGTTTCCTATGCGACAACACAGCTTGGATTCTCACGCACTGTTACTCTGAATGCCGTTACGATTGCAACGATAATTACTACAATACTAATCCCGATCATGGGAAAACTGTCTGACAAAGTTGGCCGGAAAAAGCTATATGTGGGCGGAACGGTCCTGATGATGCTTTACGCCTTTCCATACTTCTGGCTGCTTCATCAGGGTTCGGCGTTTCTGCTGGTTGTGGCTACCATATTGGGTCTCGGGATCATCTGGGCTCCAATTACCGCTGTACTTGGGACTATGTTTTCAGAAATATTTAAGTCGAATGTCCGCTATACCGGCATCACACTGGGCTATCAAATAGGAGCCGCTCTGGCAGGAGGAACCGCTCCTCTCGTTGCAACTGCCCTGCTGAATGCGTATGACAATTCCTATGTTCCTGTAGCGTTATACATCATGCTTGCAGCTGCCATCTCTTTGATTGCGATTTCATCCGTCCGTGACCGAAGCAATCAGGACCTTGATTCTGATCTTCCAGGAGATGATGCATTCCATACAGGCTTCGGACAAACCGACCAAAAAGCTTAGAAAGGTAGATTTCATGCTTTTATTATCTGAAAAAGAAATCAAATCCATCTATACGATGGAATCAGCCATTAAAGATCTGGAAAATGCCCTGGTACATCATCTGGAAGGGAAAATCCAGAATCCCCATAGAACCGTCCTGGACTTTCCGGAGAAACAGGCATCTGCCCTTTATATGCCGAGTGCCATGCCGCCAATTGGCAAAACGGCTGTGAAGGTGGTCACCATTTTTCCTGAGAACCCTGCGATCGGCAAAAAAACGACTCAAGGAGTCATTTTGCTAAGCGATACAGATAATGGAGAGCATCTCGCATGCATGAATGCCTCTTACCTGACAAGGCTCCGGACCGGGGCCGTGAGCGGGATTGCCACTAAGCATCTGGCAAAAAAATCGGCAAGATCTGTGGCTGTGATCGGGTGCGGGGCAATGGCTGAAGAGCAGCTGCAGGCCGTTTTGGAGGTCCGTGAAATAGAGGAAATCTTACTCTACAACCGGACGGCTGCAAAGGCACAAGAATTTTCTGCGAAATTTCATGAATTCAATGGTCCGGTGATCATCTTGGAAAATGCCGATGAAGCTGTTTCCCGGGCGGATATTGTTATCTGCAGCACCCGCTCGGAAAAGCCCGTGTTCACAGGCAAGGCCCTCCGGCCGGGTACGCATATTAACGGGGTAGGCTCCTATCTTCCGCATATGCAGGAAGTCGACGCAGAAACACTGCTGCGAAGCTCTAAAATCGTCGCAGATACCTTGGAAGGGGTCAAAGAGGAAGCAGGTGATTTCATTATTCCTGCCAGAGAAGGCATCTGGAGCTTCTCGAACCTTCACGGCGAACTCGGACAATTATCAGCCGGAGTGATCGCAGGCAGAGAAAACGATGAAGAGATTACCTTTTTTAAATCAGTCGGCATTGCCTACTTTGACCTCGCTGTGGCTGCAGCCGTTTATGAAAAAGCAATTCTTGAAGGCATCGGAACTAAGGTGGACCTGTAAAAAGGTGAATAGTGCCTGCAGCTTTGGAAAATCTATAGCTATACTTCTAAAATAAAGGAGAGATAGGAATGCCAAAGCAGCCGAATAAAGTAACAGAAGAGCAGCAGGTCGTAGCCGCCCAAAACCAGGCGGACCAATTCAAAAAGGAATGGACACAGAATTTGCCCTTGAAGAAAATGTCCAGGACGCGGCAGCCAAAAGCCAGCAGTATCAGGCACAAAACCAGCAGCCGACCTATGAACCGAATAAGCCATTTTAATGAAGCTGCATGATGGGTTTTATGCCTGTCATGCAGTTTTTTTATATGGAAATAGTTGCTGGATAGCTGTCAGAAAGGAATTTTTCAATTGCTGGATCAGATACAGGGGGAAATTAACTTATCAGGCCGCTGTGCCAGGTATATCAGTCAGATTTTATATATATCGGCCGATATCGGTCAAAATACCACTTTATCGGTCACCCCGCGCCCCAGCAGCTTTCCAGCAATATCACCGTGCAAATATGAATACGCGTCTGCCATGATTATTTTGTGCACTGCCCCAAACTCTTGTAAAATAAGTGGCAAACTAGATCGCAAAAAGGAGTCATTATGAAAAGTCATATCATCATTGGTGCAGGAATCCTGGGGGCCTCTGCAGCCTACCATTTGGCTAAGGCAGGTGCAAATGTCACCGTTATCGACCGCAAAGACCCGGGTCAGGCAACAGACGCAGCGGCCGGAATTATCTGCCCCTGGCTGACACAGCGGCGGAATAAGGCGTGGTACGCGCTGGCCAAAGGGGAGCGGCCTATTATCAAACATTAATCCGGGAGCTTGAAAAGGACGGAGAGACGAAGACGGGCTATCAGAAGGTAGGAGCCGTCAGCCTTCATACCGACCCTGTAAAGCTTGAAAAAATGGAAGAACGAGCAGCAACAAGACGCGGTGATGCACCTGAACTG
This window of the Cytobacillus pseudoceanisediminis genome carries:
- a CDS encoding ornithine cyclodeaminase family protein, which encodes MLLLSEKEIKSIYTMESAIKDLENALVHHLEGKIQNPHRTVLDFPEKQASALYMPSAMPPIGKTAVKVVTIFPENPAIGKKTTQGVILLSDTDNGEHLACMNASYLTRLRTGAVSGIATKHLAKKSARSVAVIGCGAMAEEQLQAVLEVREIEEILLYNRTAAKAQEFSAKFHEFNGPVIILENADEAVSRADIVICSTRSEKPVFTGKALRPGTHINGVGSYLPHMQEVDAETLLRSSKIVADTLEGVKEEAGDFIIPAREGIWSFSNLHGELGQLSAGVIAGRENDEEITFFKSVGIAYFDLAVAAAVYEKAILEGIGTKVDL
- a CDS encoding thioredoxin; its protein translation is MLKDYPGIESRSVNAGKVPEIAGFLMAFTVPVIALYLDGREVLREARFIPVEKLRDDLKRIYEGVFDV
- a CDS encoding NAD(P)/FAD-dependent oxidoreductase, with amino-acid sequence MKSHIIIGAGILGASAAYHLAKAGANVTVIDRKDPGQATDAAAGIICPWLTQRRNKAWYALAKGERPIIKH
- a CDS encoding MFS transporter produces the protein MEKKLEKKVLIASLIGSSIEWFDYFLYGTVAALVFNQMFFHSDDPAVGLMLAYASFALAFFIRPLGGVIFSHIGDKIGRKKTLVLTLSLMGGATVLMGFLPTYDNIGTAAPILLIILRLIQGIGLGGEWGGALLLAVEYAPKNRRGFFGSIPQMGVTIGMLLGTLALSIMTLLPEEAFLSWGWRVPFILSALLVFFGLWIRKGIDETPSFKKAQEKGEIAKIPFVETMRSHWKEVLIAVGAKVVETAPFYIFGTFIVSYATTQLGFSRTVTLNAVTIATIITTILIPIMGKLSDKVGRKKLYVGGTVLMMLYAFPYFWLLHQGSAFLLVVATILGLGIIWAPITAVLGTMFSEIFKSNVRYTGITLGYQIGAALAGGTAPLVATALLNAYDNSYVPVALYIMLAAAISLIAISSVRDRSNQDLDSDLPGDDAFHTGFGQTDQKA
- a CDS encoding class I SAM-dependent methyltransferase codes for the protein MANLWEEKFSAEGYLYGEEPNEFIREHAWRLEGHKRVAALAEGEGRNAVFLARKGHEVTAWDYTQSGLIKTQQLAERHHVRVETGQKDLIHDSVPSGEYDASIMVFGHFLKKDQKTVFDKLVSVVKPGGIVMLEVYSEDQLLYGTGGPKSVDMVYDPADLLQWIKSYKVLHFFYGEQERVEGKGHTGTGHVIQAILQK